One window of the Shewanella maritima genome contains the following:
- a CDS encoding ABC transporter transmembrane domain-containing protein translates to MTDNFSLLIKNRAWVELLLSSTLINLLSLALPFTMLQIYDRILPNQGYGTASVLVSAVAVAILLELVLRYARSWVLASSAANFELQTTTHTVGALLQSDYKRIESLGTGVIANGLNSIATMREIYSGQALVALMDFPFVLIFLALVAYIGGPLVLIPIAVWAVIGVLVYLIGKQLNQATQALGLTEGERSRLLIQVLSGLTTAKALGMETKLSGMYNEINYQRLAQQQQVDWLSSKLQELIQGASQATTLLIVLIGCLAVLNGDLTTGGLAACSILAGRAIAPLSAIISLRSRLAVAKTAMSQVEQLSQLPGEVFDGTTQYQQKLPLGPIQLHQVSLQQTGAKLVDVNIEIPAGSFVTVTSNPLTHASLLLSSIGAFHRVESGKILIAGVEQSQHKRSEYRQSVLHVSPWPTLMAGTLMENMTLFAADKEPQAMAIAETLGLTETIAQLPAGYQTLVGNNDSQMLNKGAIKLIGLVRALVQSPSILLLDEPMISLDADSQQRLLKLLASYRGDMTIIFASYFTSIRALSDIHLHIDTQGHCQQQAKEVSA, encoded by the coding sequence ATGACAGACAACTTTAGCCTGCTAATCAAAAACCGTGCTTGGGTCGAGCTATTGCTTTCGTCTACCTTGATTAACTTGCTGTCATTGGCACTGCCTTTCACTATGCTGCAAATTTACGACCGAATTCTGCCGAATCAAGGGTATGGCACTGCCAGCGTGCTGGTTTCTGCCGTGGCCGTTGCCATTTTATTAGAACTGGTTCTGCGCTATGCACGCAGTTGGGTACTTGCTTCCAGCGCGGCAAATTTTGAACTTCAAACAACTACCCATACCGTAGGCGCGTTATTGCAATCTGATTATAAGCGGATTGAGTCTTTAGGCACTGGGGTGATTGCCAACGGGTTAAACAGCATTGCCACTATGCGAGAAATCTATTCAGGCCAAGCGCTTGTTGCATTGATGGATTTTCCCTTCGTGCTGATTTTCTTGGCTTTAGTGGCGTATATTGGCGGCCCACTGGTGCTCATCCCCATCGCGGTATGGGCGGTAATTGGCGTACTTGTTTACCTGATTGGTAAACAACTCAATCAAGCCACCCAAGCTTTAGGGCTTACCGAGGGTGAGCGCTCACGCTTGCTTATCCAGGTGCTATCGGGACTCACTACCGCCAAAGCTCTGGGAATGGAAACCAAACTCAGTGGTATGTACAACGAGATCAATTACCAACGACTCGCCCAGCAGCAACAAGTCGACTGGTTGTCGTCCAAATTACAGGAACTTATTCAAGGTGCTTCGCAAGCCACCACCTTGCTTATCGTCCTCATAGGTTGCTTGGCGGTGCTCAACGGTGATTTAACCACAGGGGGACTCGCTGCTTGCTCTATTTTGGCCGGCCGGGCAATCGCCCCATTAAGTGCCATCATCAGCTTACGTTCACGGTTGGCTGTGGCGAAAACGGCTATGTCACAGGTTGAGCAGTTGAGCCAGCTGCCAGGGGAGGTTTTTGATGGCACAACCCAATACCAACAAAAACTTCCTCTAGGCCCAATACAGCTGCACCAAGTTAGCTTGCAACAAACCGGGGCCAAGCTCGTTGATGTCAATATTGAAATTCCAGCAGGGAGCTTTGTGACAGTGACCTCTAACCCGCTCACTCACGCTAGTCTGCTACTAAGTAGTATTGGCGCGTTTCATCGGGTAGAAAGCGGAAAAATATTGATTGCTGGTGTCGAGCAAAGCCAACATAAACGCAGTGAATATCGTCAGTCGGTACTGCACGTATCCCCTTGGCCAACCTTGATGGCTGGCACGCTGATGGAAAACATGACCTTATTTGCTGCTGACAAAGAACCGCAAGCTATGGCCATAGCGGAAACCTTAGGGTTAACAGAAACCATCGCGCAACTGCCTGCGGGCTATCAAACACTTGTGGGCAATAACGACAGCCAAATGTTGAATAAAGGTGCGATTAAGCTCATTGGCTTAGTGCGGGCATTAGTCCAATCGCCCTCAATTTTACTGCTTGATGAACCGATGATCTCATTGGATGCAGACTCACAACAAAGGTTGCTGAAATTATTAGCTAGCTATCGCGGCGACATGACCATCATATTCGCCAGTTATTTTACTAGTATTAGAGCATTGAGCGACATACATCTACATATTGATACCCAAGGACACTGCCAGCAGCAAGCGAAGGAGGTGTCAGCATGA
- a CDS encoding recombinase family protein, producing MSKVGYIRVSTVEQNLDRQLANIEFDKVFEDKCSGKDTNRPGLESMLEYVREGDEIHVHDISRLARNLEDLLTLVKDLTNKGISVCFHKESLTFTGESNPMQELMLSMLGSVYQFERSMIRERQLEGIQQAKAQGKYKGRPTDNNLHDKIRALKAEGLSLRKIANECGCALSTVQRALAS from the coding sequence ATGTCAAAAGTTGGATACATTAGAGTAAGCACAGTAGAGCAAAACTTAGACCGCCAATTGGCCAACATTGAATTCGATAAAGTATTTGAAGATAAGTGCTCTGGTAAAGACACAAATCGACCTGGCCTTGAATCAATGCTTGAGTATGTTCGTGAAGGTGATGAAATCCACGTACACGACATTAGCCGCTTAGCTCGTAACCTTGAGGATTTGCTGACTCTAGTAAAAGACCTAACTAATAAAGGTATATCAGTTTGCTTTCATAAAGAGAGCTTAACCTTTACTGGTGAGTCAAACCCAATGCAAGAGCTTATGTTAAGTATGCTAGGTAGCGTTTACCAGTTTGAACGCTCAATGATCAGAGAACGCCAATTAGAAGGTATTCAACAAGCTAAAGCACAAGGCAAGTACAAAGGTCGCCCAACCGATAACAATCTACACGACAAGATCAGAGCTTTAAAAGCTGAAGGGCTTTCACTACGCAAGATTGCTAATGAGTGTGGTTGCGCTCTATCGACAGTACAAAGAGCACTAGCCAGCTAA